CCACTTAAGAGCTTTTGCACAGTCTTCTATTATTGCGGGATGTGTCACATTGGGTGATAATCTATAGTTTATAGAAACAACCGTATATCCTTTTTTTATCCAGTCATGTGCTACAAATCTTGTATTGCTTTTATCTTCGTTTGTCCAGCCGCCTCCATGTATATAGAAAATAACTGGTCGTTTCTTTTTATCTGGAGTTTTTAAGTGGTGAATGTCAAGTCTTTGCAACGGGTCCTCACTGTAGGGCCTTGCAAAGTAATCCTGACGGTCAGGATCTGGTGTGGCATAAAGAAAGGGATACTCTAATCCACACTGTCCATAAAATGCCCAATCCTTTTCCTGAATTGAGTTCAACGTTTCCTCTGAATCTACAAACTGCCTAAAATCAGCTTCATAATTCATAATTTTCTGCCTCCGTATTTAGGTTATGACATTGATTTTAATTTCACTTGTAAATTCTACAAATTATTTACAAATTCCTCCTATTTGTACAATATTTTTATAAAATTAACATCTACTTCTAAACTTTCAAATCCCTGTTTTTGTAAAATAGATAAGTTAAACTCACAAAAACTCCAACAAGTACAATACACAAAACTACTATTGCAACGTTAAGGCTTCTTCCGTCAACTATATTCTGGTAACTAAAATATTTAAAAGGAGAAAGTACATTAATTACATTAACCTTATCTGTTAAGTCAGTTACTTTCGCTATGACAAATGCTCCCATTAATATACCTGCCGCAGCGGCACCTGACGCCTTGGGTTTATTCATTACAGACGCAAGAGCCGCTCCTAAAGACATAAATATGAGCTGAACAATAAACATACTCACAAAAAATACTACAATCTTCTCTGTAATGTCTTCTCCTTTGTTATAAATGTCAATCATAATTAAAGAAGAAGCAAAGCTTATCAAGTTGATAATCACCACATTTACAAAAGCTGCAAGAAGCTTGGAAGTAATTACCTTTGTACGAGATACGGGTTTCACCATCAAAAATTCTGTAGTTTTATCCCTTTCCTCTTTTGCGATTATCCCACTTCCCAGCAGTATGGCATGTATAGCCACCGCAAGTTCGATATATACAAACAACATTGCGAAATAGCCGATGATTGTTGTTACATCAAAAGAGCCCATTCCCATAAGTGCCTTTAAAGAATACGGCATTTTTTCAAAAACATCACCGCCTCCCTCTCCCGAGGAATAAGCAGTATATTCTCCCATACTGCTCAGTATCAATAAAAAAATACAAACACTCCATATAATTAAGGCTTTTGCGTTTGCCTTCAGTTCTCTTAAAAAAATATTCATGATGAAGCCCCCCTTTAGCTAAACTGCGTGGATATCCTTCTTTATATAAACTATGTAGCTGGTAATAATGGCTGTAACTACAATTACAGCAGATGCAACGAGGTATGAAACCTCGTAGCTGGCATTTTTAATGATATAGGCTGAATCAAAGTATTTAAAAGGAGATATATACCGTACAGCATCGACATTTTTCCCTATAGAAATAATAACACCTGTCAAGTAAAACCCAAAAACAACACCAAGGGATATTGGAAGAATAGATTTCAGCTTATTAAAAAATACCGACACAACCATGCCTATTGACATAAAAATAATCTGCATAAAAAATAATGTCAGGTTTATCATTAAAAACAGCTTATTACTATAGTCTTCTGTCTTAACAGCATTGACTATTAAAATTGTTGCCACATAAAAGCCAACATTGGTGGCAACTATAGTTGTGAAAGCAGCCAACAGTTTTGCACTGACAATTGACTTTCTGGAAACGGGCTTAACAAGTAGGAAATCCGCCGTACGTTCCCTAGACTCCCTTGAAAGTATGGAAATACCAAGATTCATACCCTGAATAGATCCGCAAAGTGTAATAAAGGAGAATACCATAGAATAAAAACCCAATATTGATGTAATATAATCAATATCTATTCCAAACATAGCCCTTAGTGCAGGAGGATAATTGGCAAGGAGTTTTTTAAATTCTTCAGCATCAGAGGCTATACTGGGATATATGCAAAGATAGAGTGCTGACAGAGCTATCAGGCTGATTGTCCATATAGCTGCTGTCCTTCTCATGGATTTAAGCTCATGCAGATATATATTCATATAAATTAATCCTCCTTTACGTAGTAGTGCATGAAGATTTCCTCAAGGTCAGGTTCTTCGATTGAAATGTTTCTAAGATAAATATCAGCCATTTTCCTTATAATAAGGTTAATATTTCCTTTAAAAATAAAAGTAACGTTGTTTCCTTTAATTTCAAGTTTACTAACTCCCTTTATATCAAATACTTCCTTTGGAATAATTTCTTTAGTTTCAATGCTAATCTTCTTATAACTGTTTTCCTGAAGTGTACTCATCTTTTCTAGCTTTATAATCTTACCGTCCTTTATGAAGGCTACTCTGCTGCACATTTTCTGAACCTCACTGAGGATATGCGAGGAAAAGAACACTGTTGCCCCCTTACGGTTTTCCTCTGCAATAAGTTCAAAAAATTTCTGCTGCATCAGAGGATCAAGCCCACTGGTAGGTTCATCAAGGATAATCAGTTTTGGTTCGTGGAGAAGTCCCTGTACTATACCCACCTTTTTCTTATTTCCAAAGGATAGGTCTTCTATCTTCTTTTTAAGGTCAAGATCCATTACTCTAGCAAGCTCTTGAATTCTCCCGGTACAATCCTTTTTGTAAAAGCTGGCTGAATATTTCAAAAGATCCATTACTCTCATATTATCATAGTAAAAAACCTCTGAAGGGAGATATCCTACTTCTTTTCT
This genomic stretch from Ruminiclostridium cellulolyticum H10 harbors:
- a CDS encoding ABC transporter permease subunit — its product is MNIFLRELKANAKALIIWSVCIFLLILSSMGEYTAYSSGEGGGDVFEKMPYSLKALMGMGSFDVTTIIGYFAMLFVYIELAVAIHAILLGSGIIAKEERDKTTEFLMVKPVSRTKVITSKLLAAFVNVVIINLISFASSLIMIDIYNKGEDITEKIVVFFVSMFIVQLIFMSLGAALASVMNKPKASGAAAAGILMGAFVIAKVTDLTDKVNVINVLSPFKYFSYQNIVDGRSLNVAIVVLCIVLVGVFVSLTYLFYKNRDLKV
- a CDS encoding ABC transporter permease subunit, whose translation is MNIYLHELKSMRRTAAIWTISLIALSALYLCIYPSIASDAEEFKKLLANYPPALRAMFGIDIDYITSILGFYSMVFSFITLCGSIQGMNLGISILSRESRERTADFLLVKPVSRKSIVSAKLLAAFTTIVATNVGFYVATILIVNAVKTEDYSNKLFLMINLTLFFMQIIFMSIGMVVSVFFNKLKSILPISLGVVFGFYLTGVIISIGKNVDAVRYISPFKYFDSAYIIKNASYEVSYLVASAVIVVTAIITSYIVYIKKDIHAV
- a CDS encoding ABC transporter ATP-binding protein — protein: MSVIEIKNLTKSYGKARGINNINFSVEQGEIFGFIGPNGAGKSTTIRTLLGLIYPSEGSATIFGKSCVEHPEVRKEVGYLPSEVFYYDNMRVMDLLKYSASFYKKDCTGRIQELARVMDLDLKKKIEDLSFGNKKKVGIVQGLLHEPKLIILDEPTSGLDPLMQQKFFELIAEENRKGATVFFSSHILSEVQKMCSRVAFIKDGKIIKLEKMSTLQENSYKKISIETKEIIPKEVFDIKGVSKLEIKGNNVTFIFKGNINLIIRKMADIYLRNISIEEPDLEEIFMHYYVKED